A genomic region of Notamacropus eugenii isolate mMacEug1 chromosome 3, mMacEug1.pri_v2, whole genome shotgun sequence contains the following coding sequences:
- the LOC140497390 gene encoding histone H2A type 2-B-like — protein sequence MSGRGKSGGKVRAKAKSRSSRAGLQFPVGRVHRLLRKGNYAERVGAGAPVYLAAVLEYLSAEILELAGNAARDNKKTRIIPRHLQLAIRNDEELNKLLGGVTIAQGGVLPNIQAVLLPKKTQSSKK from the coding sequence ATGTCCGGCCGAGGGAAATCGGGAGGCAAAGTCCGGGCCAAGGCCAAGTCGCGCTCGTCCCGCGCGGGGCTGCAGTTCCCCGTGGGCCGCGTTCACCGGCTCCTGCGCAAGGGCAACTACGCGGAGCGCGTGGGGGCTGGCGCGCCCGTGTACCTGGCGGCGGTGCTGGAGTACCTGTCGGCCGAGATCCTGGAGCTGGCGGGCAACGCGGCCCGCGACAACAAGAAGACGCGCATCATCCCCAGGCACCTGCAGCTGGCCATCCGCAACGACGAGGAGCTCAACAAGCTGCTGGGCGGCGTGACCATCGCGCAGGGCGGCGTGCTGCCCAACATCCAGGCCGTGCTGCTGCCCAAGAAGACCCAGAGCTCCAAGAAGTGA